A stretch of DNA from Spirosoma endbachense:
CAAACCTTCTGTTCTAATACGTATATCCTGGATACATTTCTAGGCAATCCAGCCCAGCCCATAGCTAAATACGAGTGGTCCAATCTGGCTCAGGAAAGCTTTACCGATCAGTTTCCCTATTCGCAGCAGCAAGCCGAACTACAGGATTTTAGTCAGTGGTTAGTCGAGCTTTTGTCAACGGATTTATTCAAAACCCGTAAAGACCGCTACATAGCTATTCAGCAACGATTGGCCACAGAGGACGACCAGGAAACTCGGCGCTATTTATTGAACGAAGCCCATCAGCTAGAGGAGTGGTTTTAAAGCAAAGCCGATTGATTCATAAACTCAGCTACGTCCCAATTTTTGAGACGTTGATTCGTGAGACGGCAATTTGAGATTACTAATAATGTCCGGGTGTATGTCCTGAGAGGAAGCTATGCTGTTTTGGGAAAACGGGCGTTTAAAGAGATGGCATACACCTTGACCCGTCCTGAAAAGCGTTGACCGTTGTCCGATCCTGAAAATAAATGGTCCGCCGTGGCGGTTGTCAGTTTGTCCAGGACTGGACAAGGATTCGTCCGTTTCTGGACATCGCTTTTACTAGTACCAAGCTGGTTTTGCTCTAAAGGCTCCTTTTCAACTCTGGCACCAGATTTGATTTAAAATATTGTATCTAATCAAACAAGCAGACGTGCTCATGAAAAAGACGAGACTGGGGGAGTTAGAAGAGCTGGTGCTACTGGTTGTGGCCGCTAGCACCGAAGAGGTCTATGGCGTGCCCGTTATGGAACAACTTCAACTCCAGACAGGCCGAAGCTTCACCGTCAGTGCAGTACACACAACCCTATATCGACTCGAAGAAAAGGGGTTTCTGTCGTCCTTGGTGGGCGGGGCAACTACTGAGCGTGGAGGCCGTCGTAAGCGGCTGTTTGCCTTGACAGCCGAAGGGGGGGAAGTCTTACTCGAGATTCAGCAGATGCGCACTCGACTTTGGGAAGCGATCCCACAGGGCAAACTTCAATTGTTGGGCCTTTAAGTTTACCTACTGCCATGATTCGAAAGCGACTGTCTCCTCAACCTGAACGGCCCGCCCCACCGCGCTGGGCCGACCGTCTTCTGGAAGGGTTCGTGGCCCCGCACCTATTGGAGTACGTGCAGGGGGATTTGCAGGAAGTATTTTATAAGCGCGTTAAGCAGGTAGGCCTGACCCACGCTCGGCGCGAGTACGGCTGGGCGGTGCTACACTGCCTAACCCCATTTTTTCATAAACCGCTCCGGCCCGTCCGGAGTACCGGTAAACTCCTTTCTAAACATTCTCAACCCGCACTAATGGATATGCTACGCAACTATGTCAAAATCGCTTTTCGTAACCTCGCCAAAAACAAGGGGTACTCATTCATTAACATTTCGGGGCTCGCTATGGGTATGTCTGTGACGATGCTCATTGGACTTTGGATTTATGATGAAATTTCATTTAATAAATATCATACGAATTATGACCGCATCGCCCAGGTGATGCAGCACCAAACGTATAATGGAGAAATAGAAACGGGCGGTGCAGTTAGCCCACTAATGGCCGAAGAAATTCGAAGTAATTATGGAAATGGGCACTCCGGCCAGTACCGCAACGGCAGACCGGCCGGAGTGGGGTCTTTCAAGTATGTGGTGCAATCCTCCTGGACAGAGGATCATATTTTGACAGCTGGTGAAAAGATATTTACAAAAGCAGGTAATTATTGTGACCCCCAGATAGCTGACATGCTGTCGCTAAAAATGCGGTACGGTACGAGAGCTGGCTTAAATGAGCCTTACTCCATTTTATTATCAGAAACGGTAGCCAAGGCATTCTTTGGTGATGTTGATCCCGTAAATAAAATCTTAAAAATTGACAATAAGCAAGATGTTAAAATCACAGGCGTTTATGAAGATTTACCCTATAACTCAACGTTCAACGATGTTTCTTTCGTTTTGCCTTGGGAGCTTTATAAAATCCAAAATCCATGGATAAAAGAAAAGAAGGAGTGGAGCGACGATTTTACACTTGCTTATGCCCAAATAGCTGATAATACAGATATGGCAAAAGCTTCGGCAAAAATCAAAAATATTAAATTGAATAAAATAAGTAAAGAAGAGGCAAAATATAAACCAGAGGTTTTTTTACAACCAATGTCAAAGTGGCATTTGTATTCTGAGTTTAAAAATGGAATAAATACAGGTGGGCGAATTGAATTCGTATGGCTTTTTGGAATTATTGGTCTGTTTGTGCTGCTTTTGGCCTGCATTAACTTTATGAATTTGGCCACTGCTCGTTCCGAAAAAAGAGCAAAAGAAGTCGGCATTCGAAAGGCAATCGGCTCTTTTCGTGGGCAATTGATTAGTCAATTTTTCTCCGAATCAATGCTCGTAGTATCTTTTTCTTTTCTAATCTCCCTACTAATTGTACTACTTATATTGCCACTATTTAATGAAATTTCTAACAAAAGAATGTCATTTCTGTGGGTAAATCCTATATTCTGGTTTTTGGGAATTGGCTTTAGCCTTCTTACGGGCCTGATTGCTGGCCTTTACCCTGCTCTTTATTTATCGTCTTTCCAAGCCATCAAAGTACTCAAGGGAACGTTCCGAGTAGGTCGTTTTGCCACAATTCCAAGAAAAATTTTAGTGGTCGTCCAATTCACTGTATCTGTCACCTTAATTATTGGTACCATTATGGTTTTTAAACAGATACAATTTGCTAGGAATCGCCCAATAGGTTATAACCGTAGTGGGTTGATTACGATTGAAATGGCGACAAACGACATACATAATCATTTTGATGCTGTACGGGCTGATTTGCTGAAATCGACAAGTGTAGAAGAGGTATCAGAATCATCAAGCCCCGCAACAGGAGTGAACAATAATATGAGTGGACTTGAATGGAAAGGCAAAGACCCTACAATGAAGGATTCCTTTGCTGCTATACGAGTAACATCAGGCTATGGAAAAACCGTAGGCTGGCAGTTAAAAGATGGCCGAGATTTTTCGAGCGAGTTTGGCACTGATTCATCCTCGATCATATTAAACGAGGCTGCGGTTCACTATATGGGACTTAAAAATCCTGTTGGTGAATTCGTACGATTTGGTAATAAAGATCACGTAGTTGTTGGCGTCATCAAGGATATGCTGATGTCATCCCCTTACGAACCTATTAAACAAACAGTTTTTTATAGTACGAATAGAGGTTTTAATTATTTAAACATAAAGATAAGCCCGAATGCAAGTATCAATGAGGCACTAAATAAGATTGAAGCGGTTTGTAAAACGTATTCTCCTTCTGTTCCATTCGCCTACAAGTTTGTCGATGACGAGTATGACAAAAAATTTAGTCAGGAACAACGAATCGGAAAACTAGCAGCCTTTTTTGCCATCTTAGCTATATTCATCAGCTGTTTAGGTCTTTTCGGTTTAGCTTCTTTCATAGCTGAACAACGGACGAAAGAAATTGGAATCCGTAAAGTATTGGGTGCATCCGTAGCCCATCTTTGGCAATTATTATCAAAAGATTTTGTGGTTTTAGTCATCGCATCCTGCCTAATTTCCGCACCAATTGCCTATTATTTTATGAGTAACTGGCTCCAGAAATATACTTATCGTACAGAGATTTCTTGGTGGATTTTTGCCGCCTCAGGGGTAGGCGCGTTGGTTATTACCCTGCTGACAGTCAGCTTCCAAAGTATCAAAGCCGCTTTGGTTAATCCGGTCAAGAGCTTACGATCCGAATAATCTTGAGCTTTATTGTATAGCCCAAAGGTGTGCCTAACGATTTCACCTAACATTTTTCTGTGTCGTCACTAGTTTCACAATCTCAATAAATGCTCCTATACGAGACGAAGGAACGTTCATGCATTTGCCTCGTAAATGGGACAGTTCATGCGAAAAGAAAATATTTCTATTAAAATCTTGGGGTTTTTATCAAGTCTGACCCATATAGGCGTGTTTTCTGTTTCGGTGCGACTGTTCCAACATCGCTGTGGCATACCCCAGTTGTTTGCTTGAAAGACCCAGTGTGAGAGAGGAGCAGCAAGCTATTACCCATTCGCGGTAAAACTATCTGTCTCCGTAAATAAGAATTGAAATAATCCCTAAAATTTTTCTTACTAGTTGCAAGTTACGATACGCATCGTACCTTTGTGACAACCTACGTTAGCAATCGTAGCTTTCGACTATGTCTACAGAAAAAAATAAGTCCAGTGATTCCTTACCGACCAAAGGAGAACTGGAGGCTCTCAAAGTGTTGTGGAAGCATGGGCCCTCGACCGTCCGCTTTGTGCATGACCTGTTAACCAAGGATAGCAAGACCGTCCGCTACACCTCCACCTTAAAAATGATGCAGCTGATGACCGAAAAAGGGATGCTCAAAAGGGACGAAAGCAAAATGACCCATGTCTATTATGCCCTGCTGGAAGAAAAACCAACAATGGCGACGATCGCTAATCGCTTTATCCAGTCAATGTATAACGGTTCGGTCAGCAGCCTGCTTGTTGCTTTTATGGATAATAAGAAATCGTCCGCAAAAGAAATTGAACAGGTAAAAGCGTTTTTGGAGCAGTTGGACAATCAGGATGAATCCTCTTTAAACTAAGTAGCCATGACCGTATTCGGCCAGCTAAACCAACTAAGTAATAGCCCCGCAGTCACCGCCCTGACCTGGACGCTTTTTCATTCGTTATGGCAGGGAGTGCTGGTTGCTATCCTGACAGGGATCATTATTTCAGCTACCAAAAGGGCTAAACCGGTGTTGCGCTATCAGTTGCTCTGTCTCTTATTGCTTTTGCTGCTCTTCACTTCTGTCCTTACGTTTTGGTATCAATATCATCTCCAACCGCAACAGATAAGCTTCTTCGGCAGTCAACTGAAGCAATATCCTGATGGGCAGCTGCCTGATCACCTGCCAGGAGGTGCCAGGAATGTGCGTTGGTTGCTGAAAGGCCTGATAGCCATGATCGCTGACTTTATTTCACAACATACAGATGCGATAGCGGCCGTTTGGCTGGTGTTTTTCTTGATCAAAAGCGTAAGAATAGGCTTCGCGCTGGGTTTTACCGCTTACATCCGCCAGTATAGATCGGCTGAAGCTTCGCCGTACTGGACTGCAAAGCTCGATGTACTTCGCACACAGTTGTCGGTCGCCAAACCGGTGCTCTTGCTGGAGTCCGCGCTGTTAACAATACCAGTGGTTTATGGCCATCTCAAACCCGTGATCCTTATTCCGCTCGGGCTGCTGAGTCAACTGCCTCCAGGGCAGATTGAAGCGATAGTAGTCCATGAGTTAATGCACATCCGTAGAAACGATTATCTGGTCAATCTGTTGCAGCAGGTTTCGGAAGTTGTTTTTTTCTTTAATCCTGCCTTGCTGTGGTTATCCGCCTGTATCCGCGAGGAAAGGGAGTATTGCTGTGATGAACTGGCCATCGCGCAACTAGGCCATCGAAGACAGTACGCCGAAGCATTGATCCGCTTCAAGGAACTATCTCTGACTAGCTCACCATCCGGTGGCATCGCTTTTACTGGCACAAGAACTAGCCTTTTGAGTCGCATCAGCCGTATTGTCACCAAACAAAATCATCCCTTGAGCCTGGCTGAAAAAAGCGCCTTGTTCATTTGCGGGCTGGCTTTAATAGTCTTCTTTGGTTTTTATAAAACTCCCTCACAACTAGCCTTATCCCCTGTTTCTCCGCCGACTAAACAAACAAACGTAGATTTTCCGCTGGGTAAAGTGATCGCTGAAATCAGCGAAGACCTCCTTAAAGAAGGCATTGTCCAAACTACTAAAGGATTGTCCTTTGAACTGACCAATACCGGGCTGCAGGTTGGTGGCGTGCGACAACCTGCCCAGGTTTGGCAGAAGCTCTATAACAAATACCTCAAATTTTCACCCTATCCGATCAAACCGGACTACAGAAACGATTCGGATTTCGGGATCTATTATAATGCCGGCACCTATGTGTTTGGCATAGGCACAAAGCCACCAGCCTGGAAGAATTATACATCATCGCTCTAAAATTCAATACATTATGAAAGGAATTCTCTGTTCACTGGGCTACCTGATGGCTTTTGCCGCCAATGCGCAACAGCAGGCTCAACCACCCAAATTTACGTCCGCAGAACGGCAGGCCGTGATCGACACGCTCATTGCCAAGGTCAATCGCCTGTATGTCTATGAGGATGTGGCAAAAAAAATGACTGCGGTAATCCGGCAGCATCAACAGCAACATAACTATGATACGATCACTAATCGAGCGGTTTTCGCCAAAATGTTAACTGCCGATCTTCATTCGATTAATAAAGACGGGCACCTCGGTGTGGACTATACGGCTACGCCGGCCGGTGACGAAAAACCCGAGGCACCCTCGGAAGAAGCCGCCAATGCGTTCCGAAAAACCTGGGCACGCAGCAACTTTAATTTCAAAAAGGTTGAAATATTGGAGGGCAATATAGGCCTCTTGCAGGTAGACACATTCTTTCCGTCCGAGTGGATCAAGGACCTGACCCAGTCGTCGATGACGTTTCTGGCCAATGCGGACGCGATCATTATCGATGTTCGTAAGAATCACGGGTTTTCGGACGGTGGTTATTTGATCGCCAGCTATTTCTTTAGCGACCCGGCTCATTGGAGCGATGGCTATGACCGCGAAGCGAAGACAGTGAGGCAGACCTGGACAATGCCGGTCGTTCCCGGACCAAAGCTGGCTGATAAGGACCTGTACATCACCGTCAGCAAGGACTGCTTTTCTGCTTCGGAAGATTTCGCCTATAACCTGCAGGCCCTGGGTCGGGCGAAGGTGATTGGTGAAGTGACTGGGGGTGGCGCACATCCCACCAAGCCTTATAAAATTGGCACCTATTTCTTAGCGGCTATTCCCTTCGCTTACAGTGTAAATCCGGTTACCCACACGGACTGGGAAGGGAAAGGGGTGCAGCCTGATGTACACGTTCCCGCTGATCAGGCGCTATTAACCGCCCAGATCATGGCCATCCAGGCGGTGATTAAACGCCACCCCACTGACAAAGAACGCATTACCTACCTGCAAAAGGTGATTGCTGAGAAGGAAAAACAATTGGCCATTTTAAAAAAGTAAACTCATGAGCCTAGCGCAATTGATACAGCTCAGTAACGTCAGGTAACGGTATTACTTTTGATTTCCTGTTATTTAGATGGTCTCCCCAGGACTTGATTCTGGAAATCCGCGAATGTCAAGAAAGCTCTGGGGCGCCCGGGCTTAAGCGAGCTTTTATATAGCTAAAATCATCAGTCCAGTTAACGAGAACATAAATTAGTACAGTGGAGTGGAGGTTTTGACCAGTATTCCTTTTATCTCAAATAACCCTCCTATTTGAGACAGAGGAACGTTCGTAATGTTCCCTACTTAATTAGTTGGCCATTATCTAATTAGTGTCCGCGTCGTGAAGGATCATACAGACGCTCATCAATCTCGAATACTTCCGATCCGACGATTAAATGGGAAACGACGACCTATAATTGGAAAGAGATCATTAATCAGTTCAGCATTATCTTTGAAGAACGAATCAAATCGCATCGCATCGAATAAAACCTGCTGACACAGTTCAGCGAGCACTCCCGGTCAGGGTAGTTCCCGTAATGCTCCACACTTGTCGCAGCTGAATGCAATCCTAAATTTGATACTAAGCCAGTTGCAGGTCTTTTTTAGTGTTCATCACACTGGCATTCTTAAAGTGGCTATTGGCTGGTACCTTCAATTTATAGGGCCGGTTGAAGGCTTCCTGGGAAATGCTAAAGTAGCCAGAAAGTGTTCTGATGATCTCTTTAGACAACCCCTTCTTATAGTGCAAAATATCTGAAACAAGACTTTTACTTACGCCCAAAATCTGGGTCATATCTTTCGCTTTAAGCGATTTCTCGCTCATCAATGCGGTGAGTAACTCAATGGGATCTACATCCTCGAAGGAGTTATGTTCGGCATCCCATTTTTCAATCAAATAAGTGAGCAACTCGATTTCATCCTGCGTATTTTCTCCTTGATCGTTTCCTGTTACTAGCGTTTCTAAAGCAGTACAGTAGTCACTATATTGCTTCTCGGACTTGATTATCTTATAGCGGAGTGCTTCCATCTTAATAATGATTTACGGTATATTGTTGGTTGTGCTTACAGAGCTTATCATACTGGGCATGGGTTCCTATCCAGCAAACAAAGAGATGAACTTGGTTCTTTCCAAAGGCATATTTGCAGATCATCCTATAGTTATTACCGCCAATATCAAATACAACCCGGTTGGTGCCATTACCTAGTAAATCAGCGGCCCCAAATGTCTCTTTAATAGCCTCGGGCGTCTGCCAATTGGCAAACTTGACGACGGTGAGCCAAACCTTAAACGAGCTTTTACTGCGAGCATTCTTCTCGGTGTAAGCCTCAATAGTTTCCTTTCTAATTAGATGAACTCTCATAAGCTACTATAAAGATACTCCGAAAGTTCTCAAAATGTGAACTTTCGGAGTGCATCCACAGGAGGTTGTCTCAAATGGGAGCGTTTACTGAGAATGTGCCTTCCCGAACACCACGCTGATTTTTACTATCTGTCAACGCTAATCCGTACATATGCTCAAAACCGAATAATAAAATCGGCTATGGGAAGGTTGAGTTAATCGGTCATCCGTTTGCGTGGCTTGTCCCGTTTGCCTATTGTTGTAACACAGCGTAACCCGTTCAACTTACAAACGTATAAATAGGGTAAACGACAACACACTCAACTTTAACAAGTTGATCACCAATAATTTGATATTAAGTGAGTTGGCATACAATACTATGTTGGGTGGCCCGTCCATAAATTGCTTGCGGGCGGGTTTCGGTCGACAGGCTGCACGTCCCTGAAGGAAGATTTTCAGCCCAACGAAACAGGGGGTGTAAAGGTTGACGCTCCGTCTGTTGTTTGAAACGGTCTTATCATCCATCAACCCTCGCGAGTGTTGGGTGCGCTAGCTAATCGGTACTTACACGTCCAGCTTTCGGGCGACAAGGCAAACGCCTTGGCTGGGTAGGCTTTGGGCTTTCATTTCCGATTTGTGGCCGACAAGCCACTCATCCCGACAGGGTTAAAATAATTTTCACCTCAACTGTTACCTCGCCGGGTTTGAAGGCATAAAGTAAGGTATAGTTCGCATATCAATCAACCAAATACCATGTCAAAAACTATGACGATCAAGACCATCTGTTACGTTCTTTTTCTCCCCCTACTGACGCTGGCCATAGGATGTGGTAAGAAGGGAGATAGCACGAATGGTAATGTTGATCCACGAGATCAGTACGTAGGTACATATAATGTTACCCTAACCGAAGGACCACCCAAAATGAGGACATTGAAAACTAGTATTAAGTTTAGTAAATCCTCGACAACAGGAAGCTATTTAGTCTTGACCGATTACGCTGGCGATAATATCGTGGAACTTTCAAGCTCTCATATTAACCTCTATAAACATAGTGTTAATCAAGATGCTTTCGGGGATAATAAAGATATATTTTCGAGATACGGCTCGGGCGATTTCAATGGGAGCACGGTAAAAATGACTACTTACACAGGTGGCAATTCGGATGGTGGTGCTGATGTAAAATGTGACTATGTAGGTACTAAGCAGTAGAATACTGCCATACGTAGTATGGTATGTATTAGCGCACTGATTTATGGGACTAAGGTAAAGATTCAGCCCAGCGAAATAGGAGTATAAAGGTTGCAAGTTGCTTTTGTTCAGTCCGCTTCTAAACCATCAATCCCTGTGGGCGTCGGGTGATTTCCGTTTCAGTGTGTGCAGTGCCAGCTTTCGGGCGACAGAGAAAACCAGTTGATAGCCAACGCTTTATCATTCCAAAATAAGAAGCGGTTCTGTAAAGCCAGTGTTCAACTTTTACAAATTAATTTTCCACACTATGAAAAGCCTGTTTACGCTCGCTTTGCTCTTTGAAGTCGTATTGCTCATTTTTTCTTGTGGCCAGGGTAATAGTCCCACTCCTGCTACACCAACTTCGGATCTGGTGGCTAATTTTGAGTTTACCGGTGGCGACTGTACGGCCCCCTGTGAGGTCAGTTTTACCCAAAAAGCTACGGGATCTATCACCAGCTACCTCTGGGACTTTGGTGATAAAACTACCACCTCAGCCGAAGTCAACCCCAAACATACCTATCAGCAGGGGGGAACGTTCACCGTTACATTGACGGTAAGTGGCCCTGGTGGTACCAGCCAGCCTAAAGCCCAGTCATTAACCATTAAAACTGGTACGACTACTGGTATCCCTGCCAAAGTCTGGGATAAAACCTTTGGCGGCACTGATGATGATGCTATACGCGCTATGGTAGCCACCTCGGACGGCGGTTTTCTGCTGGGTGGCTATTCTCGCTCCGGCCAGAATGGCAATAGGTCCGCTCCCAATCTGGGGAAAACTGATATGTGGGTGGTGAAGGTTGATGGAAGTGGCAATAAAGTCTGGGATAAAGCCTTTGGCGGCAGTAATGATGATGTTTTAACCTCGATTCTTGCCACTTCGGATGGGGGCTTTCTACTGGGGGGCAATTCTAAATCCGATCAGGATGGCAACAAGTCCACTCCTAAACAAGGGGGAGGGAGTAGCGATATTGGTGATATGTGGGTGGTGAAGATCGATGGGAGTGGTAATAAAGTCTGGGATAAAGCCTTTGGTAGCAACGATTCAGATGGTATATCCGCTATGGTAGCCACCTCGGATGGCGGCTTTCTACTGGGGGGCTATTCTGACTCCGATCAGACTGGCAGTAAGTCCGCCCCTAAACGAGGAGGAACTGATATGTGGGTGGTAAAGATCGATGGGGGTGGCAACAAAATCTGGGATAAAACCTTTGGTGGCGCTGATTCGGATTACCTAAACTCTATGGTAGCCACCTCGGACGGCGGTTTTCTGCTGGGTGGCTATTCTCGCTCCAGCCAGGATGGCAATAAGTCTGATGCCAACCGAGGGCAAGAAGATTACTGGGTAGTGAAGATCGATGGGAGTGGTAACAAAGTTTGGGATAAAACCTTTGGTGGCAGTGATACAGACTACCTAAACTCTGTAGCAACCACCTCGGACGGCGGTTTTCTGCTGGGTGGCTATTCTCGCTCCAGCCAGGATGGCAATAAGTCTGATGCCAACCGAGGGCAAGAAGATTACTGGGTAGTGAAGATCGATGGGAGTGGCAACAAAATTTGGGACAAAACCTTTGGCGGCAGTTCCGGCGATAATTTACGCGCTATGGCAGCCACCTCGGATGGCGGTTTTCTACTGGGGGGAGCCTCTGGCTCTGGTCAGACTGGCAACAAGTCCGCACCCTATCAAGGAGCTTATGATTACTGGGTAGTGAAGATTAATGGAAGTGGCAGCAAAGTCTGGGATAAAACCTTTGGCGGGAGCAGTAATGATATGATGTATTCACTGTTGGCCACTTCGGACGGAGGCTTTCTATTTGGGGGCAATTCTAACTCCGATCAGAGTGGCGATAAATCTGACCCCAATCGAGGAAATACTGTTCTTAAGGTAAATGACGATATGTGGGTAGTGAAGGCCAAATAATGAAACCTTTAACAATCAGCCTCTCCGTACCTACTCGATTGTACCCAGATTCACGACAATAAACTAAACATATAAACACCATGCTTCGGACTTCTTTGCTTCTTCTCTTTCTTATTCATCTCTCAATCGCCAATGGTCAGTCAAACCGAAGAATAGAACAAAATAAAGTAGAAGTTATTTCAGGAACTGGTCCAGGCTGTATAATTCTTGAACGAGGTAACACGGTTTCCATTTTAACAACTGGCACCATCCGGCTTGGCATGTTTGCGGGTAGTGGCGACGCAGATGGGATTGATGGCTTTACTTCATACAATCAGGTTGTTGGTTTTCGTCATGGTGCCCTGTTGGGCCGTATTGGTAATGGACCCTGGTTTTTGGTCGGTACTGACGCATCATTTGTGGCGGATCGTGATGGAACGCTTACACTATTAGTGAACGACGCGCAAACTGGCGATAATTCAGGGAGTTTCATTGTAGAGTACAGCATCAATCAGCCCTTAGCTGGTCAAAGCAGACCCCAGACAGACTTACGAACCGCAGAAGCGTCCGGTCAACTAGATGCTGATGCGAAATCACCTGTCGTTTATATAGTTATCTGGACATATACAAACGGCAACAGTAACTATGCCAATAGCAATAGGGCCATTTATATCAGTTCCCCAATTAAGACATGGGGTTGCCCGACAAACAGGGCTTATAGACCCGGTTCCTCTCAGAGTAAATGGGATTGTGATGATTACGGTTACGAATCATTCAGAAGTTCAGTAAATCTCAGGTACGATTTCGGATGGTCAAACTATAAAGGGTTTAGTTCAAGGGTATTTGAAGACCTCGAGAGTGCAAGGAAGTTTCAAAGTAAATTATCCAGTGAGGCTACTGATGATAATTATGCCACCAGATATGTAAATACTTTTTAGAGGATAGCATACATTCACGATAAACAATTATGAGCAGCTACAGAAAGCATTATCACAGCGATGACCGTCAGGTTGGAAAAGGGGTGATAATGGTGGGATTGGGTATCGCAGCTTGCTGCGTTTCACGGGGCAGGCTGTGGGGGTGAGCGGGATCATTGGAGGTATTACGAAAATTACCATTACTTCTGCTAAAGCGACCTGTAAAGCAGGCCGAAAAAAACGAGTAAGGGCAGAAGATCGTTTGTTATACTTCGCTCCGCGTGGGCGGGTTGTCTTGGCGACAGGCAACACGTCCCGAGAGCAAGACTAAACAGCCCAACCGTTCATGTGTGTAATGGCTCGTTCCTCGCCATCAACATATGAAGTCGTTGGGTGCAGAGCCAATAGGTAGTGCTCATTTGTGGGCTCGCGTGCGACAGACAGCTCATCCCGAAGGCAGGTTGTTTGGCTCGTTGGTTAGCTTCGGTTGACAGCACAAACGCCGGAGTTAGGTAGTTTTGATGTCCGCATTTTCGGGCCGCGTTCGACAGCGCAAACGCCCCGGTAAGGTGGCAACGTACTTGAAGCCAAAGTAAACTTGCATGGATGCATCACTTTTTGAGCAACGCTTAGAGCAAGCCCTAAATAAATTGCTTTCGCTAACCGCGTCTTTCTGTACTAATGATCTGTCTCAGCAGATACTTTTCTGGGTTGAGCCAAGCGGCTGGGAGGCTCATGAAGGCTTGAATGAGGTAGAGGCAGAGCGGGTTGGACTGCTTTGTGAAGGAGTGGGTAAGTCGCTCACCAAAAACGAGCTGCTTCAACTATTGTGGCATGAAGGCAAAGTGCCGCTTTGGATTAATATGAGTGTTCGTAAAGCAACCCCCACCTTTACCTTTTGCCATTTGTTATGTAGTCGGCGGCTACGTGCTGAGGCCGAGCTTTACCATCAATCCGACCCTTATCTGCCTTTTCATATTGTTGTCCCACTCCCAGCTACATATGGTGGTTCGTCGGAGGAGAGATTTGACATTAATTGGCAAGTCCAACGGCCAAAAAGTTTGATTGGTAAGTTAAGGCATCTACTAACAGGTCATTACAGGGCTTTCTTATAAAAACGGCAAGGAGCAGTTAGCCATACCTTTGTGGTTCTCTAGACTACAAAACCATGACTGTCGCTCCCTGCTTGGCTAAACCTACAACATTTTTCCAACTTCTTGACCANNNNNNNNNNCTAGCTAGCTAGCNNNNNN
This window harbors:
- a CDS encoding LecA/PA-IL family lectin; translation: MLRTSLLLLFLIHLSIANGQSNRRIEQNKVEVISGTGPGCIILERGNTVSILTTGTIRLGMFAGSGDADGIDGFTSYNQVVGFRHGALLGRIGNGPWFLVGTDASFVADRDGTLTLLVNDAQTGDNSGSFIVEYSINQPLAGQSRPQTDLRTAEASGQLDADAKSPVVYIVIWTYTNGNSNYANSNRAIYISSPIKTWGCPTNRAYRPGSSQSKWDCDDYGYESFRSSVNLRYDFGWSNYKGFSSRVFEDLESARKFQSKLSSEATDDNYATRYVNTF
- a CDS encoding type II toxin-antitoxin system HigB family toxin, which translates into the protein MRVHLIRKETIEAYTEKNARSKSSFKVWLTVVKFANWQTPEAIKETFGAADLLGNGTNRVVFDIGGNNYRMICKYAFGKNQVHLFVCWIGTHAQYDKLCKHNQQYTVNHY
- a CDS encoding helix-turn-helix domain-containing protein, with protein sequence MEALRYKIIKSEKQYSDYCTALETLVTGNDQGENTQDEIELLTYLIEKWDAEHNSFEDVDPIELLTALMSEKSLKAKDMTQILGVSKSLVSDILHYKKGLSKEIIRTLSGYFSISQEAFNRPYKLKVPANSHFKNASVMNTKKDLQLA
- a CDS encoding PKD domain-containing protein produces the protein MKSLFTLALLFEVVLLIFSCGQGNSPTPATPTSDLVANFEFTGGDCTAPCEVSFTQKATGSITSYLWDFGDKTTTSAEVNPKHTYQQGGTFTVTLTVSGPGGTSQPKAQSLTIKTGTTTGIPAKVWDKTFGGTDDDAIRAMVATSDGGFLLGGYSRSGQNGNRSAPNLGKTDMWVVKVDGSGNKVWDKAFGGSNDDVLTSILATSDGGFLLGGNSKSDQDGNKSTPKQGGGSSDIGDMWVVKIDGSGNKVWDKAFGSNDSDGISAMVATSDGGFLLGGYSDSDQTGSKSAPKRGGTDMWVVKIDGGGNKIWDKTFGGADSDYLNSMVATSDGGFLLGGYSRSSQDGNKSDANRGQEDYWVVKIDGSGNKVWDKTFGGSDTDYLNSVATTSDGGFLLGGYSRSSQDGNKSDANRGQEDYWVVKIDGSGNKIWDKTFGGSSGDNLRAMAATSDGGFLLGGASGSGQTGNKSAPYQGAYDYWVVKINGSGSKVWDKTFGGSSNDMMYSLLATSDGGFLFGGNSNSDQSGDKSDPNRGNTVLKVNDDMWVVKAK